GTCATAGCCGGTCAATTATCATCCACCCTAGAAAAAAGGGCCGAATATCTCTCTTTCAAAACAAAGTCAAATATAGAACAACATCCATCAATAGCAATGTTTCCAAAGTCACAATTTTATTTCTTTGACGCTATAAACATTAAATTCTTCGATAATACGTCTACCATACCAGAGGAGACTATCGAATATTATAGAATAATGTCCCAAAATAACCCCTCCAGCTTTGAATACATGCTCTACATACTATTGGCCTTAAAAAATTCCGATAATCGCCAGAAATCTTCTGAATTTTTCATAAAAAGCATCCATTCAGCATGCAACTCATCAAATCTTTATGCCAAAGCCATATCCAACGAGATGTATGCCGATTTCTTGATGGGAAAAGATGAAAACATGTGTGCAAAACATGCAAATATCGCATGCGCTTTTTATAGCGAATGGGGAGCCATAAAAAAAATTAAACAACTAAAATCAAAATACATAAAATATATCACCCGATTAAATTATTTAGACAACAACAAATTACCAAATCAAACAACAATCCACGAAAACACCTACCTTGATCTTGAAAAAACAGACCTCATCGGCGCAATTCGCACAAACATTAAACTATCAAGTAAAAATTGCATTAATGACATATTATACGAGACTCTTACCAACATAATCGAATCTACAGGAGCTCAAAGAGCGGCGTATTTCACAGAAGAAAACAAGATACTGCATCTTCAAATGATTGTCGACAATCACGGAACAAGTGAAATTAATGAAATAATAACAAGAAAAACCATACCCATGGAGATAATAAAAGAAACAATAAACTTAAATGAAGACATCATAATAGATAATGCTGGAACAAACCAAGATTATAAAAATATCTCATGCGTAATTGAGAAATCAATTAAGTCAGTTATATGCACAAAGTTTTTCCACAAAAATAACCAGCAAACAATTATATACCTGGATAACAGTCTAATTCCCGGTATATTTTCTAAAAAACACGTATCCATAATACAAATCAATATGCAGCACGCTTCGATTTACCTTGAGAATATTTCGTTAATGAATCAATTAAAATCGGAAATAGTCCATAGAAAAAACAATGAAGAGGAATTAAAAACTGGTGAGGAGAGAATGCGACTAGCGCAACAGTATGCAAACATAGGAACATGGGAGATGGATTTATCAAAAAATAAACTATTATGGTCAAATAACGTATATGAAATGTTTGGCTTTAGTAAAATATATCCTCCAGAAAAGACTTATGATCTATTCTCAAATTCTGTCCATCCAAACGATAAGGATCTTGTCGACCAGTCATTGAAAAAATCTTTCTATGATGGAAACTACGAGATTATTCACAGAATAATTCGCCCCGATAATTCTATCCGCTGGATGCGTGAACAGGCCACCATATTTTTCGGAAGAAATAACAAACCCAAAAAAGCTCTTGGCATAGTTCAAGATATTACCGACTGGAAGAATTCACAAATTGAACAGGAAAAGCTGAGAAATCAGCTACTCCAGGCACAAAAGATGGAATCAATTGGCCATCTTACAGGTGGAATTGCGCACGATTTCAATAACATTCTTACTTCCATTATGGGGTTTTCACAATTAGCAATTCGCCTCAATGAAAAAAATGGATCAGGGAAAATGAATGTTTATCTCAATGAAATCCTAAACTCAGGTAACCGAGCACAGTCTTTAGTCAAACAAATGTTGACTTTTAGCAGAAAAACTGACCATTCAAAAACTAGAATCAATATTTTTGAACAGCTCTCTGAAATTGTCCTGATGCTTGACACTACCTTCCCATCAACAATTAAATTTTCTCTTTCTTCTTCATTAAAAAATCTATTCACAACTATTGACCCAGTTCACTTTCACCAGGTTCTAGTTAATCTTGCGATTAATGCCAGAGATGCAATGCAAAACTACGGCACCATAAGAATATATTTGTGCGCCACCACAAAACCAAAAGGCGATTGCGACTCCTGCCACCAGAACTTGTCTGGAAAATATGCTGTTCTTCAAGTACTCGACAACGGTTCAGGAATAAACAGGCAACATCTTTCTCATATTTTTGAGCCATTTTTCACGACAAAGGAAATAGGAAAGGGATCTGGAATGGGACTTTCAATGGTGCATGGAATCATGCATGAAACTGGCGGTCACATTCAGGTACATTCATTTGATGATATTGGCAGCTGTTTCCAACTTTATTTCCCTATTGCTGACACTTCCCATCAGGAATTGCACAACAATAAATTTTCGTCGTACACAAGCACTCCTTCTGTAATCGATACAAAAGTTGTGTTACTCATTCACAAAGATCCCACGCTATCTACATTCATTAGTACCTGTTTACCTGGGGATGATTTTAATGTCATTTGCTGTTCAAACTTGCATGTCGCCATGCAACATATCGGTGAAGACAGCCCCCCTCTTACCGCGGTGATCATTGGCCACAGTGGTGACGAACACACCCCATCTGTCGTCACTGGTTTTCTTCAACATCTTCAAGAAAATGTTCCCATTTTTCTATTGGACGATTTGGGCAACCATGCCAGCAACGCCCTATACCCTGAAAGTATCGGCCGACTTTCCCTGCCTCTGGATCCGGGTCAATTGCTCTCAGCAATTAATCACCAAGAACTGGCCACTGCGGAAGTGATATAAAATTTATTTGGCATTTTAGCTATTGACATAATATATTCATATCCGGATGACAAACTCATGATAGGGTTTGCTAGCACATAGTCGCAGCTCGATAGAGCTCGGCATGCTGAATGCATTGAATATATATTGTAAAACGTTTTAACAAGGGATGCTTTATGACCATCAGCAACAAGGGAAAGCTGCTGCTCCAACAACTGGGGGAACCTCATACCCAGATCATTACGCAGCTACTGAATAACCCAAACGAACTCGTCTGGTTCCAAGCCAGACCCCTGCTACTTTGCGCAGACCCGTTACTTACATTGGAGATGGCTGTCAAACGCGTGAGTGACCAGTCATTACGCACCATGCCCGACACGTTTGTCGTCCTCAAGGCACTTTCCTACGCGTGGGACAAATTCAACGAGCAAAACGAAGAAGCCGCCAAGCAAGCTTGACGGCTTTATACTTACTTCGCAATTCTTTCCGGTTCTTCTATTCTATTCCATTCTCATACTGCTACGCAGCGGACTTGTCGCCTTTCCTGCCCGGATTCATACCGTTCAACAACTGCAATAACTCTGCTTCGCCGCGCGAAATACCACTGCGCTCCATAACAGTCGAAATATCTTCCCCGTGACGCACCATACGCAAAGCGTGACTGTATATCTGCTCGCTCGGTTCTTTCATGGAGATCTGATCTTGTCTTTGTTCTAGCTGGCGTAAACGTTGTTCCAATTGATTGAGCTTTTCACCCATACCTTCCGCCGAACTCAGCAAGGCATGAATTTCTGTTTGTGACGCCTGCATTTTAGCCGCGTGATGCTGCGCCATATGATTCAATTTCCGCTGAAAAAGGCGAGCCTGTCCCAGCATACCGACCAATACGGCCAGTGATACCAACATGGATGTATCAAACGGAAATGAAAACAGTGCGTCTGCACCCATCATGCGCCTCCCCTCAGAACCCTGCTGCCTAGCCCATTTCACTGCTGTCGAGAAACTTGTTGACATCAATAAGTATCAACAAACGACCATCAATGCTGGTGACTCCCTGAATATAGCGTGACGTTTCTGCATTGCCGATATTCGGTGCAACTTCAATTGCCGAAGCGGCCAAATCCACCACCTCGGCAACACTATCCACCAACATTCCAATTTCCTGACCTGCTACTTCGATAATCACGATGCGACTACTATCCGTCGCTTCAACAAACTCCAAACTAAATCGTTTGCGGGTATCAATCACCGTCACCACATTTCCACGCAGATTAATAATTCCCAGCACATAATCTGGCGCACCTGGCACAGGTGCAATTTCCGTCAACCTTAAAACCTCGCGGACCTGATCAACGTTAATACCGTAAGTCTCGCCATCCAGATGAAATGTTACCCACCGCATCAAGCGATCATCTTGTACTTTGCGATCTTCGCTCATTGTGTTTTCTCCTAGTATTTCAATCGGCGACGATCATCCGACAGCCAACAGTTAAGCCTTGTTCTGCACAAATCATTCCTGGTTATTTAGGCAGCATCGATTCCATTTGCGATACGTTGAGAAGCAACAACCCCGTCCCCTGTTCAATACCGGCCAACCAGCGGCGCTGCCCATCCTCGGTCTGCCACGTCACCTGCTCATCATAGATACTTGCAGCGCCTTCTACCTGATCTACCAGCAGGGCAAAAGATCCCTGATTAAGCAGAATAAATTGTTTGCCCGCCAAAGCAGAAAAAACCGGAGTCGAACGTACAAGTCCCAGTAAATCAATGAGTTTGGTTTGTTGAACCGTTTCTGCAAGATATCCAATCAACCATGGTGGCGCCTCTGTAGGCCATGTCGTCACCCCGCTCGCTGGCATGATGCCCGCCAAATGACGATACTCCACCGCACAACGAAATTTTCCCGCCCGAAAACTCAGCACCTTGCGCTTTGTTCCTTTCGGCACCGACGATGCAACCTGGGGAGCGTTCAGCAAAGACTGCAGGTAATTGCCTAAGACAAATTGTTCCTTGTCTAAGTCATCCATGGCGCTATGAAACCTTTTCCTTACGTGACAACGTCGGTTGCATCGGCGCATCACGCATCATCAGCACTGACATCAGCAGTCGCCGATACGCCATCGCCCCATGGCTACGCGGACTTAGCAAACACAGCGGCTTACCCAACGCCGCAGCCTCACGAAAACGCGTATCCACCGGAATAACGTGGTCCCACATGTTGTAGGGATAGGTATCGCGCAAATGTTGCAGCACCTCACGTGCAGCACGGGTACGTCTATCGTACATGGTTGGCACCACGGTATAGGGCAACACCTCGCCACGCGCCTGCGAAATCATTTTCAGCGTACGAACCATTTGCTCCAGACCCTTCATCGCGAGAAACTCGGTCTGCACCGGAATCAGTAATCGCTGCGCCGCTGCCATAGCATTCACCATTAGCACCCCCAGTATCGGCGGGCAATCGATCAGAACATGCGCGTAATCGTCAATTACGCTTTGTAGCGCGTCATAAATGACCAGCCCTTTGCCTTCTTTGACGCCCAATTGCCGATCCAATGTAACCATCGCTGGTGACGCCGGCAAAATACTCAAATTCGGCACCTTGGTCGGTTGAATCAAAGCAGAAATACCTGGCGATTTTTCCTGAAAAAGCTGGTAGGCGCTCTGCTCAACGGCATGCGATGAACACCCTAAATAGGTGCTCATTGATCCATGGGGGTCCAGGTCAATAACCAGTGTTTTGCGGCCTGCCGCTGTCAGCAAGCCCGCCAAATTGACTGCCGTCGTCGTTTTACCGACGCCGCCTTTTTGATTAGCAATGGCCCAAACTTTCAAACTAGCCTCCTAGCGCTTCCCACTTTCCGAACTCAGCGGTCATGAAAAATTAATGCACAAAGAGCGCCATTTAATTGTCATTGGTTTTTAATTGCGGAAATCCGGTGCCATCCTGTGGTCTGCGATCGG
This genomic window from Gammaproteobacteria bacterium contains:
- a CDS encoding DUF2802 domain-containing protein, which codes for MMGADALFSFPFDTSMLVSLAVLVGMLGQARLFQRKLNHMAQHHAAKMQASQTEIHALLSSAEGMGEKLNQLEQRLRQLEQRQDQISMKEPSEQIYSHALRMVRHGEDISTVMERSGISRGEAELLQLLNGMNPGRKGDKSAA
- a CDS encoding chemotaxis protein CheW is translated as MSEDRKVQDDRLMRWVTFHLDGETYGINVDQVREVLRLTEIAPVPGAPDYVLGIINLRGNVVTVIDTRKRFSLEFVEATDSSRIVIIEVAGQEIGMLVDSVAEVVDLAASAIEVAPNIGNAETSRYIQGVTSIDGRLLILIDVNKFLDSSEMG
- a CDS encoding chemotaxis protein CheW, coding for MDDLDKEQFVLGNYLQSLLNAPQVASSVPKGTKRKVLSFRAGKFRCAVEYRHLAGIMPASGVTTWPTEAPPWLIGYLAETVQQTKLIDLLGLVRSTPVFSALAGKQFILLNQGSFALLVDQVEGAASIYDEQVTWQTEDGQRRWLAGIEQGTGLLLLNVSQMESMLPK
- a CDS encoding ParA family protein; its protein translation is MKVWAIANQKGGVGKTTTAVNLAGLLTAAGRKTLVIDLDPHGSMSTYLGCSSHAVEQSAYQLFQEKSPGISALIQPTKVPNLSILPASPAMVTLDRQLGVKEGKGLVIYDALQSVIDDYAHVLIDCPPILGVLMVNAMAAAQRLLIPVQTEFLAMKGLEQMVRTLKMISQARGEVLPYTVVPTMYDRRTRAAREVLQHLRDTYPYNMWDHVIPVDTRFREAAALGKPLCLLSPRSHGAMAYRRLLMSVLMMRDAPMQPTLSRKEKVS